In Streptomyces puniciscabiei, a single genomic region encodes these proteins:
- a CDS encoding response regulator transcription factor, whose translation MGTPAAPDRSRLHILVVEDDDTIGRHLETGLRVNGYAPTWSRTGASALAETDRTAYDAVLLDLGLPDLDGLDLARTLRARLPEVLIVILTARTDDIDVIAGLDAGADDYLVKPFSLTVLLARLRAHLRRQTLTSQPRPPLRLGDLVIDTTARRCTLHDTEISMRPKEFDLLALLAENPGTAVSRETLMAQVWDENWFGPTKTLDVTMAGLRRRLTQAAEESGRPCRLPHIATLRGHGYRLEPCGWSDGAGTKS comes from the coding sequence ATGGGCACGCCTGCCGCACCGGACCGCAGCCGCCTGCACATCCTGGTCGTCGAGGACGACGACACCATCGGACGCCACCTGGAAACCGGCCTGCGCGTCAACGGCTACGCCCCCACCTGGAGCCGCACCGGCGCCTCGGCCCTGGCGGAGACGGACCGCACCGCCTACGACGCCGTTCTCCTGGACCTCGGCCTGCCCGACCTCGACGGACTGGACCTCGCCCGCACCCTGCGCGCCCGCCTCCCCGAGGTGCTGATCGTGATCCTCACCGCCCGTACCGACGACATCGACGTCATCGCCGGCCTGGACGCAGGTGCCGACGACTACCTGGTCAAACCCTTCAGCCTCACCGTCCTGCTGGCCCGCCTCCGCGCTCACCTGCGCCGCCAGACCCTCACGTCGCAGCCGCGGCCCCCACTACGGCTCGGCGACCTGGTCATCGACACCACGGCACGCCGCTGCACCCTCCACGACACGGAGATCTCCATGCGGCCGAAGGAGTTCGACCTCCTCGCCCTGCTCGCCGAGAACCCCGGCACCGCCGTCTCGCGAGAAACGCTGATGGCACAGGTGTGGGACGAGAACTGGTTCGGCCCCACCAAGACCCTGGACGTCACCATGGCCGGCCTGCGCCGACGTCTCACCCAGGCCGCCGAGGAGTCCGGCCGCCCTTGCCGGTTGCCTCACATCGCCACGCTCCGGGGGCATGGCTACCGCCTCGAGCCCTGCGGCTGGAGCGATGGGGCCGGGACGAAGAGTTGA
- a CDS encoding SpoIIE family protein phosphatase translates to MTAPEIDYTAVFAVLPSPCLMLGTDLVIAAANPAFCEVTGRSRAELLGQYLFDVFPDNPADPEADGMETLKASLHRVLASGQTDHMALQRYDIPVVGNPEVFKERWLTAINVPVLGPDAKVGWILHRSEDMTDVVRARRTAYLPSVSPGREAAMEAELYARARQLQQLNEELQQAHARERRIAVALQETMLHTPDLGRHPDIAVRYLPATGALNVCGDWYDTVDLPRDRFAVAVGDVVGHGLMAATVMGRLRSALSAATRTVHGPAQALEVLGLYARSVEGALAATAVQVLVDRHSHLLIYSSAGHPPPVLLHPNGTCDLLDQATDPPLGARPEHVPRPQANETYTPGDTLILYTDGLIERRGEDIDAGLTRLTAMLATCTGFGPEHLADALLAGLDLTSGAGDDIAMVVVRLAATTRPR, encoded by the coding sequence GTGACGGCACCGGAGATCGACTACACGGCGGTGTTCGCCGTCCTTCCGAGCCCGTGCCTGATGCTGGGCACGGACCTGGTGATCGCCGCTGCCAACCCGGCCTTCTGCGAGGTGACCGGACGCAGCCGCGCCGAGCTGCTCGGGCAGTACCTCTTCGACGTCTTCCCGGACAACCCCGCCGACCCGGAGGCCGACGGGATGGAGACGCTGAAAGCCTCCCTGCACCGGGTTCTGGCCTCGGGCCAGACCGATCACATGGCGCTGCAGAGGTACGACATCCCGGTCGTCGGCAACCCCGAGGTGTTCAAGGAGCGGTGGTTGACCGCGATCAACGTGCCCGTCCTCGGCCCGGACGCAAAGGTCGGCTGGATCCTCCACCGGTCCGAGGACATGACCGACGTCGTCCGCGCCCGCCGCACGGCGTACCTGCCGTCGGTCAGTCCCGGCCGGGAAGCGGCCATGGAAGCCGAGCTGTACGCCCGGGCACGGCAGCTGCAACAGCTCAACGAGGAACTGCAACAGGCGCACGCACGGGAACGGCGCATCGCCGTCGCCCTGCAGGAAACCATGCTCCACACCCCGGACCTGGGCCGGCACCCGGACATCGCTGTGCGCTACCTGCCCGCGACCGGAGCACTGAACGTGTGCGGCGACTGGTACGACACGGTCGACCTGCCCCGCGACCGCTTCGCCGTCGCGGTCGGCGACGTGGTCGGCCACGGGCTGATGGCCGCCACCGTCATGGGCAGGCTCCGCAGCGCGCTGAGCGCCGCCACCCGCACCGTCCACGGCCCAGCCCAGGCACTGGAGGTCCTCGGTCTCTACGCCCGCTCGGTCGAGGGAGCACTGGCCGCCACCGCCGTCCAGGTCCTCGTCGACCGCCACAGCCATCTGCTCATCTACAGCAGCGCCGGCCACCCCCCACCCGTCCTGCTGCACCCCAACGGCACCTGCGACCTGCTCGACCAGGCCACCGACCCACCACTGGGTGCCCGCCCCGAACACGTCCCCCGCCCCCAGGCCAACGAGACCTACACCCCCGGCGACACCCTCATCCTCTACACCGACGGCCTGATCGAACGCCGCGGTGAAGACATCGACGCCGGCCTGACCCGCCTGACCGCCATGCTCGCCACCTGCACCGGCTTCGGCCCGGAACACCTCGCCGACGCCCTCCTCGCCGGCCTGGACCTCACCAGCGGCGCAGGCGACGACATCGCCATGGTCGTCGTCCGCCTGGCCGCAACGACCCGACCGCGCTGA
- a CDS encoding response regulator transcription factor: MAFIMVCEDDAAVRGVLKRALEHDGHTVSVAATADSLLRQLAPAPHLVVLDLGLPDADGRDVCLALRARGVDAPVLMLTALDGLHHKVGGFEAGADDYMTKPFDIPELLVRVRALLRRATVAPAPREVVLDPAKHVVTYDSVSMSLTPTEFRLLGRLIASQGDAVRRHALIAAGWPHGAQVSDNTLDSYVRRLRAKLGPLGVAERLATVRGVGYRWQ, encoded by the coding sequence GTGGCTTTCATCATGGTGTGCGAAGACGACGCGGCGGTTCGCGGCGTCCTCAAGCGCGCCCTGGAGCACGACGGCCACACCGTCTCCGTCGCCGCCACGGCCGACAGCCTGCTGCGGCAGCTCGCACCGGCGCCCCACCTGGTCGTCCTGGATCTCGGGCTCCCGGACGCCGACGGCCGTGACGTCTGCCTGGCCCTGCGGGCTCGCGGCGTCGACGCGCCGGTGTTGATGCTCACCGCCCTGGACGGCCTGCACCACAAGGTGGGCGGCTTCGAGGCCGGCGCCGACGACTACATGACCAAACCCTTCGACATCCCGGAACTGCTGGTCCGCGTCCGCGCGCTGCTGCGCCGGGCCACCGTGGCGCCCGCACCGCGCGAGGTCGTCCTCGATCCGGCGAAGCACGTGGTGACCTACGATTCGGTGAGCATGAGCCTGACCCCGACCGAGTTCCGGCTGCTGGGCCGCCTGATCGCCTCCCAGGGCGACGCGGTACGCCGCCACGCCCTCATCGCTGCCGGCTGGCCGCACGGGGCGCAGGTCAGCGACAACACCCTCGACTCCTATGTGCGCCGGCTGCGGGCCAAGCTCGGTCCGCTGGGTGTGGCCGAGCGTCTGGCGACCGTCCGCGGCGTGGGCTACCGATGGCAGTGA
- a CDS encoding ABC transporter ATP-binding protein produces MPRDEVLVTCADAALTFGRGTQAVVAVHGANLEIGSGDRLAVVGPSGSGKSSLLHLLAGLEQPTSGTVRRATFLGPYDIGLVFQGDSLIPALNVVENTALPLVLADRPESEARQAALAALTLVDAADLADRLPEEISGGQAQRVAVARVLAQSPRLILADEPTGRLDHATGGRVLDALLTAADHTGAALVVTTHDPAVAARLTTRRAMRDGRLLAPEEVP; encoded by the coding sequence ATGCCACGGGATGAAGTGCTCGTGACCTGTGCTGACGCGGCTCTCACCTTCGGCCGGGGCACCCAGGCGGTCGTGGCCGTACACGGCGCCAACCTCGAGATCGGGTCCGGCGATCGGCTCGCCGTCGTCGGCCCCTCCGGGTCGGGGAAGAGTTCACTGCTGCACCTGCTGGCCGGGCTCGAACAGCCCACCAGCGGCACGGTGCGGCGGGCCACCTTTCTGGGGCCGTACGACATCGGCCTGGTCTTCCAGGGCGACAGCCTGATCCCGGCCCTGAACGTGGTCGAGAACACCGCTCTCCCGCTGGTCCTCGCCGACCGCCCGGAAAGCGAGGCCCGGCAGGCCGCCCTCGCGGCGCTCACGCTGGTCGACGCGGCCGACCTGGCGGACCGGCTGCCCGAGGAGATCTCCGGTGGTCAGGCCCAGCGGGTGGCCGTCGCCCGGGTGCTGGCCCAGTCCCCGCGCCTGATCCTCGCCGACGAGCCCACCGGCCGCCTGGATCACGCCACCGGCGGCCGTGTCCTCGACGCCCTCCTCACCGCCGCCGACCACACCGGCGCGGCCCTCGTCGTCACCACTCACGATCCCGCCGTCGCCGCCCGGCTCACCACCCGGCGCGCCATGCGCGACGGCCGGCTGCTCGCACCCGAGGAGGTGCCATGA
- a CDS encoding FtsX-like permease family protein yields the protein MIGSWTVGLARHRTGRLLAALAGIALAVALVAALGSFLTASKATMTQRAVRSVAVDWQVQVQPGADPGAVMSLVRKAPGTRAALPVGFAHTTGFTARVQGSTQTTGPGMALGLPDGYRALFPDAIRTLSGSPSGVLLAQQTASNLHAAPGDTIGVQFPGIGLRQVKVDGVIDLPQADSLFQTVGAPSQSQPTAPPDNVVLLPAARFAALTRGASAVTTQIHVARDDTRLPSDPAAAFTAVTRAAHNLEARSAGAALVGNNVGAALDSARQDALYAQILFLFLGVPGAALAAALTAAVASAGGERRRQEQGLLRLRGLRPRQITALAGLEAALIGLAGGLAGLGVAALTGRLAFGAASFGAGAGTWAAWYGTAFVLGVAVAAGAVLVPALRDLHTVTVAETRKESGSRGTRNPWWMRYGLDFALLIGSWLVFRASSGNQYALVLAPEGVPSISVSYWAFLGPALLWIGAALLLWRLTLLALTHGRPVVARLARPLTATLAGTTAATLSRRRRPLARSVVLLALAVSFALSTAVFNATYRQQAEVDARLTNGADVTVTEPPGARVPPGAGSALKISGVRHVEPLQHRFAYVGSDLQDLYGVRPDTIARATSLQDAYFAGGTARQLMRRLAERPDNLLVSVETVNDFQLSPGDTVNLRIQDARTKALRTVPFHYAGIAKEFPTAPKDSFFVANASYIAKATGSDAVGAFLLDTGGTHQKQIATRLRSRLGTSATVSDLTQTRGTVGTSLTSVDLAGLTRIELAFAVLLAAGAGGLVLALGLAERRRTFAIATVLGARTRQLRGMVLTEALLLAAGGLAGGAVIGWALSEMLVKVLTGVFDPPPAALAVPGVYLTLTGLAALIAVLAAALNGIRGARRPAVEELRDL from the coding sequence ATGATCGGCTCGTGGACGGTCGGCCTGGCCCGCCACCGCACCGGGCGTCTGCTGGCCGCCCTGGCCGGCATCGCCCTCGCGGTCGCCCTCGTCGCCGCGCTGGGCTCCTTCCTCACGGCGTCGAAGGCGACCATGACCCAGCGTGCCGTGCGCTCGGTCGCCGTCGACTGGCAGGTCCAGGTACAGCCTGGTGCCGACCCCGGCGCGGTGATGTCCCTGGTCCGCAAGGCGCCGGGAACCCGCGCCGCCCTGCCCGTCGGTTTCGCCCACACCACCGGCTTCACCGCGCGCGTCCAGGGCAGCACCCAGACCACCGGTCCCGGCATGGCCCTTGGCCTGCCCGACGGCTACCGCGCCCTCTTCCCCGACGCGATCCGCACTCTGTCCGGCTCCCCGAGCGGCGTCCTGCTGGCCCAGCAGACCGCCTCCAACCTGCACGCCGCCCCCGGCGACACCATCGGCGTCCAGTTCCCCGGCATCGGACTACGGCAGGTGAAGGTCGACGGCGTGATCGACCTGCCCCAGGCCGACTCCCTCTTCCAGACCGTCGGCGCACCCAGCCAGTCCCAGCCCACCGCACCCCCGGACAACGTCGTCCTGCTGCCCGCCGCCAGGTTCGCCGCACTGACCCGGGGAGCCTCTGCGGTCACCACCCAGATCCACGTCGCCCGCGACGACACCCGCCTGCCCTCCGACCCAGCCGCCGCCTTCACCGCGGTCACCCGCGCCGCCCACAACCTGGAGGCCCGCTCGGCGGGCGCCGCACTGGTCGGGAACAACGTCGGCGCCGCCCTCGACTCCGCCCGCCAGGACGCCCTGTACGCCCAGATCCTCTTCCTCTTCCTCGGCGTCCCCGGCGCGGCCCTGGCCGCCGCCCTGACCGCCGCGGTCGCCTCCGCCGGCGGCGAGCGGCGCCGCCAGGAGCAGGGCCTGCTACGGCTGCGCGGCCTGCGCCCCCGCCAGATCACCGCCCTCGCCGGGTTGGAAGCGGCGCTGATCGGTCTCGCCGGCGGTCTGGCCGGACTGGGCGTCGCCGCACTGACCGGCCGCCTCGCCTTCGGTGCCGCCTCCTTCGGAGCGGGCGCGGGCACCTGGGCCGCCTGGTACGGCACTGCATTCGTCCTCGGCGTCGCCGTCGCCGCGGGAGCCGTCCTCGTCCCGGCCCTGCGTGACCTTCACACGGTGACCGTCGCGGAAACCCGCAAGGAGTCCGGCTCCCGCGGCACCCGGAACCCTTGGTGGATGCGGTACGGCCTGGACTTCGCCCTCCTGATCGGCTCCTGGCTGGTCTTCCGCGCCTCATCCGGCAACCAGTACGCGTTGGTCCTCGCCCCGGAAGGCGTGCCCAGCATCTCCGTGTCGTACTGGGCCTTCCTCGGGCCTGCCCTGCTGTGGATCGGCGCCGCGCTGCTGCTGTGGCGACTCACCCTCCTCGCCCTCACCCACGGCCGTCCCGTCGTGGCCCGGCTGGCCCGCCCGCTGACCGCCACCCTCGCCGGCACCACCGCCGCCACCCTCTCCCGGCGCCGCCGCCCTCTGGCCCGCTCGGTCGTGCTGCTCGCCCTCGCTGTGTCCTTCGCGCTCTCCACCGCCGTCTTCAACGCCACATACCGCCAGCAGGCCGAGGTCGACGCCCGCCTGACCAACGGCGCCGACGTCACCGTCACCGAACCACCCGGTGCCCGTGTCCCACCCGGCGCCGGATCCGCCCTGAAGATCTCCGGCGTACGGCACGTCGAGCCCCTCCAGCACCGCTTCGCCTACGTCGGCTCCGATCTCCAGGACCTCTACGGCGTCCGCCCGGACACCATCGCCCGCGCCACCTCCCTCCAGGACGCCTACTTCGCCGGCGGCACGGCCCGGCAACTCATGCGGCGCCTCGCCGAACGCCCCGACAACCTGCTGGTCAGCGTCGAGACCGTCAACGACTTCCAGCTCTCCCCCGGCGACACCGTCAACCTGCGCATCCAGGACGCCCGCACCAAGGCGCTGCGCACGGTCCCCTTCCACTACGCGGGCATCGCCAAGGAGTTCCCCACGGCACCGAAGGACAGCTTCTTCGTCGCCAACGCCTCCTACATCGCCAAGGCGACCGGCAGCGACGCGGTCGGCGCCTTCCTCCTCGACACCGGCGGCACCCACCAGAAGCAGATCGCCACGCGCCTGCGGTCGCGGCTCGGCACCAGCGCCACCGTCAGCGACCTCACCCAGACCCGCGGCACCGTCGGCACCAGCCTGACCTCCGTCGACCTGGCCGGACTCACCCGCATCGAGCTCGCCTTCGCGGTCCTGCTGGCCGCCGGAGCCGGGGGACTGGTCCTCGCCCTGGGGCTCGCCGAACGCCGCCGGACCTTCGCCATCGCCACCGTCCTCGGCGCACGCACGCGCCAGCTGCGCGGCATGGTCCTCACCGAGGCCCTCCTGCTGGCCGCAGGCGGCCTGGCCGGGGGTGCCGTCATCGGGTGGGCGCTGTCGGAGATGCTGGTCAAGGTACTCACCGGCGTGTTCGACCCGCCGCCCGCCGCCCTGGCGGTGCCCGGCGTCTACCTGACCCTGACCGGACTGGCCGCCTTGATCGCCGTACTGGCCGCAGCCCTGAACGGCATCCGCGGTGCCCGGCGCCCCGCGGTGGAGGAACTCCGCGACCTGTGA
- a CDS encoding carbonic anhydrase produces the protein MTETLTPTPDDAFEMLLAGNHRFVTGSPEHPNQDAARRAETAPAQNPFAVLFGCSDSRLAAEIIFDRGLGDLFVVRNAGQVVGAETLGSIEYGVSVLDCPLVVVLGHDSCGAVAAARAAADGGRVPAGFVRDVVERVTPSVLAARAAGREQPEEILAEHIRLTVDLLLERSRVLAERVAEGRLAVVGLSYRLADGSARLVASHGLSRAAAPTR, from the coding sequence ATGACCGAGACTCTGACGCCGACTCCCGATGATGCCTTCGAGATGCTGCTGGCAGGCAACCACCGGTTCGTCACCGGCTCGCCCGAGCACCCCAACCAGGACGCCGCACGCCGCGCCGAGACCGCCCCGGCCCAGAATCCCTTCGCGGTGCTGTTCGGCTGCTCCGACTCCCGGCTGGCCGCCGAGATCATCTTCGACCGGGGGCTCGGGGATCTGTTCGTCGTGCGTAACGCCGGGCAGGTCGTCGGCGCGGAGACGCTGGGAAGTATCGAGTACGGCGTGAGTGTGCTGGACTGCCCGCTGGTCGTGGTGCTGGGGCATGACTCGTGCGGGGCCGTCGCAGCTGCCCGGGCCGCCGCCGACGGCGGCCGGGTACCCGCCGGCTTCGTCCGTGACGTTGTCGAGCGGGTGACCCCGAGTGTGCTGGCGGCCCGTGCCGCCGGACGCGAGCAGCCCGAGGAGATCCTGGCCGAGCACATAAGGCTCACCGTCGATCTGCTGCTGGAACGCTCCCGCGTGCTGGCCGAGCGAGTGGCCGAGGGCCGACTTGCCGTGGTGGGGCTGTCCTACCGCCTGGCCGACGGCAGTGCACGACTGGTCGCCTCCCACGGCCTGAGCAGGGCTGCCGCCCCCACACGGTGA
- a CDS encoding ABC transporter ATP-binding protein, with the protein MAAEPVLAARELYRFYRAGEEETLALRGVSLRVGRGETVAVVGPSGSGKSTLLACLAGLDEPSGGEVRVDGVRISHRPETERARLRARHIGVLLQTRNLLPHLSVRDNVRLPQRAAARKPVTSARELLAQVGLGERTHALPRQLSGGELARAGLAVALANAPAVLLADEPTGELDRETERVVLTMLRERAAQGCAVLIVTHSAEVVRSADRVITLEDGRATDASAPTVRPASQGVPDATG; encoded by the coding sequence ATGGCGGCCGAGCCGGTGCTGGCTGCTCGTGAGCTGTACCGCTTCTACCGGGCCGGCGAGGAGGAGACGCTCGCGCTGCGCGGGGTGTCGCTGCGGGTCGGGCGGGGCGAGACGGTGGCGGTCGTGGGACCGTCGGGATCCGGCAAGTCGACCCTGCTGGCGTGCCTGGCCGGGCTCGACGAGCCCTCGGGCGGCGAGGTCCGCGTGGACGGGGTACGGATCAGCCACCGGCCCGAGACCGAGCGGGCCCGGCTGCGTGCCCGGCACATCGGCGTGCTGCTGCAGACCCGCAATCTCCTGCCACATTTGAGCGTGCGGGACAACGTCCGCCTGCCGCAGCGCGCCGCGGCCCGCAAACCCGTCACCTCGGCCAGGGAGCTGCTCGCCCAGGTGGGCCTCGGCGAACGGACGCATGCGCTGCCCCGGCAGCTGTCCGGTGGCGAGCTGGCCCGGGCCGGGCTGGCCGTGGCGCTGGCCAACGCGCCCGCTGTCCTGCTGGCCGACGAGCCGACCGGCGAACTCGACAGGGAGACCGAGCGGGTGGTCCTCACCATGCTGCGAGAGCGGGCCGCACAGGGGTGTGCGGTGCTGATCGTGACGCACAGCGCGGAAGTCGTCCGGAGCGCGGACCGGGTGATCACGCTGGAGGACGGCAGGGCCACCGACGCCTCGGCCCCGACTGTCCGTCCCGCGTCGCAGGGGGTGCCCGATGCCACGGGATGA
- a CDS encoding L-threonylcarbamoyladenylate synthase — MACVTARNSDIEKAAEVLRAGGLVALPTETVYGLGANAEDPAAVARIFQVKGRPPSHPLIVHIGGAEQLDDWVEGVPAAARLLAEHFWPGPLTLVLRRGPRVPLEATGGLETVAVRVPDHPVALALLSAFGGGVTAPSANRFGSVSPTTADHVRAELGEAVDFVLDGGPCEVGVESTIVDVTGGIPSILRPGGVTREDLEAALGHPLAVPSTSRVRVPGQHPSHYAPRARVVLVEPEKVVAEAELAQEQGHQVGVLLPLAFTGAPVKAHAVVKVPASMAAYARGLYRFLRELDQQGCDLIVASLPAEEGLGLAIANRLRRAAGPRPSSVPGLQQH, encoded by the coding sequence ATGGCCTGCGTGACGGCAAGAAACAGTGACATCGAGAAGGCGGCCGAGGTACTTCGCGCCGGCGGCCTGGTCGCCCTCCCGACCGAGACCGTCTACGGTCTGGGCGCCAACGCCGAGGACCCCGCCGCTGTTGCGCGCATCTTCCAGGTCAAGGGGCGTCCGCCCTCCCACCCGCTGATCGTCCACATCGGCGGCGCGGAGCAGCTGGACGACTGGGTCGAGGGCGTGCCCGCGGCGGCGCGGCTGCTGGCCGAACACTTCTGGCCGGGGCCGCTCACGCTGGTGTTGCGGCGCGGTCCCCGTGTGCCCCTCGAAGCGACGGGCGGCCTGGAGACGGTGGCCGTGCGCGTGCCCGACCACCCCGTCGCCCTCGCGCTGCTGTCGGCCTTCGGCGGCGGGGTCACGGCCCCGTCCGCCAACCGCTTCGGCTCGGTCAGCCCCACCACGGCCGACCACGTCCGTGCGGAGCTCGGCGAGGCGGTCGACTTCGTGCTGGACGGCGGCCCCTGCGAGGTCGGCGTCGAGTCGACCATCGTCGACGTCACGGGCGGGATTCCGAGCATCCTCCGGCCCGGCGGAGTGACACGCGAGGACCTCGAAGCGGCGCTGGGGCACCCTCTTGCCGTCCCTTCGACGAGCCGCGTCCGGGTGCCGGGCCAGCATCCGTCCCACTACGCGCCGCGTGCACGGGTCGTCCTCGTCGAGCCCGAGAAGGTCGTAGCCGAAGCGGAGCTCGCCCAGGAGCAGGGGCACCAGGTGGGCGTTCTTCTTCCCCTCGCCTTCACCGGCGCCCCGGTGAAGGCGCACGCCGTGGTGAAGGTCCCCGCTTCGATGGCCGCCTACGCGCGCGGCCTGTACCGGTTCCTGCGCGAACTCGACCAGCAGGGGTGCGACCTCATCGTCGCGTCCTTGCCTGCGGAGGAGGGCCTGGGACTCGCGATCGCCAACCGGCTCCGCCGCGCCGCGGGACCCCGGCCCTCCTCGGTCCCCGGCCTCCAGCAGCACTGA
- a CDS encoding sodium-dependent transporter — MHAPAPTAGPAPTDRASAWLRRRLGRAVVLSYAAALLVPGPGLWLRHSHALPLGPLVRLPVSTAPCLLWLVLFSSGLQVPVRELVRVLRRPSALLAGLALHLAIPLLVIPLVAVLLHASPDSDGGSGLVTAMILIVAMPVAAGATVWTGKGDGDQPTMVGLVLASTLISPLTTPLVIELLSPLLSGGYAGSLAASVDTAGGGFTFVGVVLPCAAGILVRLALPASLLGRALGAVVPAALAGSLVLTYVNASGALGSFVARPRPLLLGAALVVAALVCQLSFLLGRCAARLLRLDPPAASSLTLACGMNNSSASAVLITAVLPDKPHLLLPVLAYGLLQKTAANRVVRVGPSPVLRSVA; from the coding sequence ATGCACGCACCCGCTCCCACCGCCGGCCCGGCGCCCACTGACCGCGCGAGCGCCTGGCTGCGGCGCCGTCTGGGCCGGGCCGTCGTTCTGTCCTACGCCGCAGCCCTGCTCGTGCCGGGCCCCGGCCTGTGGCTGCGCCACTCCCACGCACTGCCGCTCGGACCGCTGGTCCGACTGCCGGTGTCCACCGCACCATGCCTGCTGTGGCTGGTGCTGTTCTCATCCGGACTCCAAGTCCCCGTCCGTGAGCTGGTCCGAGTCCTGCGGCGCCCGAGTGCACTGCTCGCCGGGCTTGCGCTGCACCTGGCGATCCCGTTGCTGGTCATCCCGCTCGTCGCGGTCCTCTTGCACGCCTCGCCCGACTCCGACGGCGGCAGCGGCCTGGTCACCGCGATGATCCTGATCGTGGCGATGCCCGTGGCGGCCGGCGCCACGGTGTGGACCGGCAAGGGCGACGGCGACCAGCCGACCATGGTCGGCCTGGTCCTCGCCTCCACCCTCATCAGCCCACTCACCACACCGCTGGTGATCGAGTTGCTGTCTCCACTGCTCAGTGGCGGCTACGCCGGCTCGCTCGCCGCGAGTGTCGACACTGCGGGCGGTGGCTTCACCTTTGTCGGTGTGGTGCTGCCCTGCGCGGCGGGCATCCTGGTCCGGCTTGCCCTGCCCGCGTCGTTGCTCGGCCGGGCGCTGGGCGCGGTCGTGCCCGCGGCCCTGGCCGGCTCGCTGGTCCTGACGTACGTCAACGCCAGCGGCGCCCTCGGCTCCTTCGTCGCTCGGCCACGCCCGCTGCTGCTGGGCGCCGCGCTGGTCGTGGCGGCGCTGGTCTGCCAGCTGTCGTTCCTGCTCGGCCGCTGCGCGGCGCGGCTGCTGCGGCTGGACCCGCCCGCCGCTTCCTCGCTCACCCTCGCCTGCGGCATGAACAACAGCAGCGCCAGCGCCGTACTGATCACCGCCGTGCTCCCGGACAAACCACACCTGCTGCTCCCGGTCCTCGCCTACGGCCTGCTCCAGAAGACAGCCGCCAACCGAGTCGTACGGGTCGGGCCTTCCCCGGTGTTGCGTTCTGTTGCCTAG
- a CDS encoding sensor histidine kinase: MAVTGFRKRVVALTVLIATAVVAVLVVVSHVLLSRVTDADAHDLARTRAEAVAANVTAKGGRVELTENSSEALDEVAWVYADGRLLDGNVPPSLVDRVEELADSGRSQTASVGDYLLYARQVPIDGHHVMVIVRVDLTPYETSEQRSLTLSLILGGLTILLAGGVAHLVVRRALRVVHEMAALADEWGHHEPGRRFNLGVPRDEFGELGRTLDHLLERVDNALADERRLTDEIAHELRTPLTVLRAEAQLAQLSGGPVPPEAVLGEVDRLDAAITTILRAARARTDKGTRCDLRSAARQAIAGRAVEVAIPSKVEVAVAADVAVSLLSPLLENGLRHARSRVWITARTQGEAVLVDVLDDGPGFDPADVDRVFEAGVTGGDGYGLGLPVARRIAASAGAEVRAIADGRGHVEVTLPAARASA; this comes from the coding sequence ATGGCAGTGACGGGATTCCGTAAGCGGGTCGTCGCACTCACCGTGCTGATCGCCACCGCCGTGGTCGCGGTCCTGGTCGTGGTCTCGCACGTGCTGCTGAGCCGGGTGACGGACGCCGACGCGCACGATCTGGCACGTACGCGCGCCGAGGCGGTCGCGGCGAACGTCACCGCCAAAGGCGGCCGTGTCGAACTGACGGAGAACAGCAGCGAGGCGCTGGACGAGGTCGCCTGGGTGTACGCCGACGGCCGCCTGCTCGACGGGAACGTGCCGCCGAGCCTGGTCGATCGCGTCGAGGAGCTGGCGGACTCGGGGCGATCGCAGACCGCGTCGGTCGGCGACTACCTCCTGTACGCGCGGCAGGTCCCGATCGACGGCCACCACGTCATGGTGATCGTCCGGGTGGACCTCACGCCCTACGAGACATCCGAACAGCGCAGCCTGACCTTGTCCCTGATACTGGGCGGCCTCACGATCCTCCTCGCCGGCGGTGTCGCACACCTCGTGGTGCGCCGCGCACTGCGGGTCGTGCACGAGATGGCCGCCCTCGCCGACGAATGGGGCCATCACGAACCCGGGCGCCGCTTCAACCTCGGGGTCCCCCGCGACGAGTTCGGGGAACTGGGGCGGACCCTGGACCATCTCCTGGAGCGCGTCGACAACGCGCTGGCGGACGAGCGCCGGCTCACCGATGAGATCGCCCACGAGCTGCGGACACCGCTCACGGTCCTGCGGGCCGAGGCGCAGCTGGCGCAGCTGTCCGGCGGGCCGGTGCCGCCGGAGGCGGTGCTGGGCGAGGTCGACCGCCTCGATGCGGCGATCACGACGATTCTGCGTGCGGCGCGCGCACGGACGGACAAGGGGACCCGGTGCGATCTGCGCTCCGCCGCGCGGCAGGCGATCGCCGGCCGCGCGGTCGAGGTCGCCATTCCCTCGAAGGTCGAGGTCGCCGTGGCGGCCGACGTCGCCGTGTCGCTGCTGTCGCCCCTGCTGGAGAACGGCCTGCGGCACGCGCGGTCGCGTGTGTGGATCACCGCGCGCACCCAGGGTGAGGCCGTCCTGGTCGATGTCCTGGACGACGGCCCCGGATTCGATCCCGCGGACGTCGACCGGGTCTTCGAAGCGGGTGTGACCGGCGGCGACGGGTACGGGCTGGGGCTGCCGGTGGCCCGGCGCATCGCCGCCTCGGCCGGTGCGGAGGTCCGCGCGATCGCGGACGGCCGCGGTCACGTCGAGGTGACGCTCCCCGCCGCCCGTGCAAGCGCGTAG